The genomic segment AGTAAAATCCGTCGTTCACAGGAATGCAGCTCTGAAAGGCTCGTTGGCCGAGAGCCAAACAAAAGCGGCAGAAGTGGAGAAACAGCTGAGCCAGATTAGGTACTACAAGAGTTTCCtgtatgaatgaaatgaatcagaCAGAGCCCACAGCAGCAGAATGTGTTTGTGATCcattaaaatctttttgttGATTGAAGGGAGtatgaggaggagctgcagtCACTATCAGGAGTCCGGGATGAGTTGGAGAAAGTGTCCAGTGAGAGGAACACTCTTCAAAAGGAGCTTTCCAACTTGGAGGGCAAATACAAGGTCATGAAGACACTCCGAGATAGCCAAGAGACAGAGCTACAAACTCTTAAGGTACAATGCCTTAATGTCTTTGGTGTGCAGTGTAATCAACAACTATTTCAGCTGACCTTCCTGCATCCATAGTCCATGTGAAACTGTCTTATCTTACCTGTGGATTTCTGAGATTCAATCAACATCAAGAAAATCAAGGCGGAAGTTAAGAAGTAAGATGTTCATATTTTGGAAAAgaggttatttttatttcttcatttctctccagATGAAGCTGTCGGTCCAGGAGTCAACTCTGGCCCGTGTGCAGGCGACtctcagagacacagaggaggaggtcCGCTGTCTCAAAGAGACTGTGGCTCAACAAAATGATGATCTTCATGCTGGAGAAATGGAGCGCAGGCGGCTCCACAATACCATTCAGGAGCTCAAGGTGAGTCACAAGGAGTCCGGGAAGAGTTGGAGAACGTGTCCAGGGACTGGAACACTGCAACTCCTCGTGCTTTGCATGTTTTACTGGttacatttttagatttatttatttgggttttatcaacatttatatctatttatatttgtgtttttatgtttgctaCATGATTTATTGGTGTTTATTATTGCATGGTTTTATTATGATTAACAGACTGCACCCCCTGAGACTCATGATTGGCTGATTGGCGTGATTGCTGCTTAAGTGTGATTGGACGCAGGTGTCGAAAAAGCAGACTACaacacactacaacatttaaGTTAACACAAGTTAACACAGGCAAAACTACGGATACTCAGAAGAATTACAACTTCAGTTTTGGCCCCAAAGCGTCACAACAGGAGTTAACCTGTCTCATGTATTCAATATGAATTATGTATCAGCTAaattccatgtttgttttatctgcagGTCTCTGCTGGTACAGTCGGTATTGGACGGCTACAACGTCTGCTGCTTTGCCCATggccagacaggaagtggacagaTGTACCATGGAGGGAGAGAGCTGGATATTGAGGGAATAAATGCTGGCAGGGATGTCAAATGCAAGTGTGAGTATAATCTCATTTGTAGAACATCAAAAATATTAACTGGGCATATTTTCTgcaagcaaaaggaaaaaaatcctgtGATTGTTGGATCTTTTGTACCATCTGAATCTCTtctcaaactttatttttgtgcatttgcacAGCCACTCTGTGCAAATGCACCAGTGGTGGTGTTCACTTTAAACCAGTTTTTAAGAAGAAACAGGTCATTAAATTTAATATCGTGGGAGGAGATGTTCAGGAGGGAAGCAGCACAATCATGGACTGATTAATTGCAGCCTTGCTGGCAGACTTGTGTAACCCTGTTGTTCGTCCTGGGTCCAGTATAGACAACACAACAGGCAGATGGtctcacacacagctgatgagtGTAGTAGCTGGATTTTATTTGGAAGCACAGCATGTTAAAGAATAAATACAGCGTTTTTCAAAGGGATGGATACAGTATGAATagataaaacttttaaaaaataagatttaaaatcTAATAAGTATAAATACCTACTTGCCAGAGGACTGATTTTCGTTCTATGGATTGAGCCTGTTTCTGGCTGTTATTGATTAGTCATGCCTTCAGATACCGGAAGGGGAGCCTCGGTGCTTCATTCTGACAGTGTCCGTCCATCTTCCCTGATTCTTCTCCTTTTCAGGTATAACTGTATATTTGTGCTCATGACTTTTCATGCATGTCTTATATGAAGTTTATCTCATGGTACGTTAATACTGACTGTCGGTTTAGCCCCTGAGATGTTTGTTTGAGGCTGTTCGTTGACAGATTGTGTAGCAGCTAACTGAGCAGAGCTGATGTAGACTAACTGTACTGTGTTTAGCTTCTTAAAACAAATACGGTCATGtggtgtttaaaatgtttaacccttggttgtgtgtctgttaaatcagatttattcgtatagcgccaaatcataacaaagttccatcaaggcactttacatatagagcaggtctagaccaaactctttatacatttatttaaagagacccaacagatccctgatgagcaggaaaaactgcctttaagaggcagaaacctcgagcagaaccaggctgggggggcgGCCGGCCAgctgcctcaaccggttggaTTGAGTGTGTTACTTCTCAGCTCATTTTCATGAATGCTGGCAAAGTGAGAGAACAAGTCTGGTTGTTGAATTTGTGTTGTGCCTGTAGTGTTTATCGATATCGGAGAATGATTTACATTGTTGAGATGTATtgtcatgaaaacatttgagaTAAAGAGATTCTCAGTGGAGCTGTGAGAACAGACATCGTGTCCGTGCATCTTTATTGAGCTTCCCCTTTCAGGGTGGAACATGTGCAGCAAAGCTGGAGGGAAACTGGGACCTCCTCTACACCGGCAAGGCCAGCAAGAGGCCCGAGCACGAGATCAGAAAGTCAGCCAACAATGAGGTGACGATCACCAACCTCACCTATGAGAAGGTCTCATAGGTGTCTGATCCTCCTCCAGGTTCTTGGCCTGATAGCTCTGGCCAATCAGAATCGTTCCACAGCCCAGACAGCCCAGAATGATCGCTCATCTCGCTCTCATTCAGTCTTCCAGCTGGATATTGAGGGAATAAATGCTGGCAGGGATGTCAAATGCAAGTGTGAGTATAATCCTACTTGTAGAACATCAAAATATGAATTGGGCGTAACTTCTGCAAGCGAAAGAAAAAATTCCTGTCATTGTTGTTGGATCTTTTCTACCATCTAAATCCTGCAAATCTTTtctcaaactttatttttgtgtttgcacagcCACTCTGCCTGGTGGAGTCAGGGTGAGCATTTCAGAGAAGATTCTGATGGAGGGGATCTGTCCGAGGTGGAAAGTGACAGCAACCGTTCCTTGGTAAATGAAAATATGGCTTCATCCTCCGACAGTGAGTCGGAGTCCGTACCGAAGAAAAGGAGTCGACTTTCGTTGgatactgtggatccagatgttctgTTCACGGCTGACGTAGGCCTGTCAGGTGAGCTCCGCTGTCCTgtctttctcctgctgctccactgttatgtcccatgctgcctttttctattactttgattataattggcttatttatttttttagtttatttttttaataggtCCTCCCGAACCACACATGccctgagccaactgtgtccagtctgccctGGGTCATCTCAGCCGGCAGCAGCCGTGGAGAAGGGTGGTTGTTGTAGCTGGATATTTATCAGGAGAGATTTGTTTGGTATTTGCAAGatctcatttagttttttttcttatttaaaactAACAACACACCACTGCACATTAACATTTAACTAAAGAAATGCCACCTTTTGGAAAAACTGAACCAAGGATGTCAATACATGTACGTCATGAACACAGCATGCGTGGTACATGCTTCACACACATCTTACCTTTGCACCTTGAATTTGCTGTCTCCACCATTTTTGGCAAATGTAGTGCTccgtatttttttattttttttaaacttctttgtTGGGCTGTGTTTTGACAggcctccttttctttttaggaatgtgctcttcctcttcagctTGACTGCGTGCACCACCCTACGCCTTGGACAGCATTTCCTCGGCCAGTCGCAGCTTGAAATCAAAGTACTGCAACCTCTCTTTTGCCGTTTGTCTATGCAGGACTTCACTGGGCTTGGCTGATCAGTTTAAAGTCTCTTTATCAGGCCTGACCTTCCACAGAGCATCCTCTTTTTTTGTGGTCGTCTGGGGCTTTGATGGACAGGTGGATTTTGAAGAATCTGGCCCCGGTCACTTCATTCTAAACCAGATGCAATTCAGCTTCAGAAAACATCACTCCACTGAAACAGCTGTCTGCTTCCTCCTGGAAAACATAAACTCAAAGCTGGATGCAGGTGGCGTTATTGGTGCTGTTTCCATTGATCTCTGAAAAGCTTTGACACTGTTGATCACCAAACACTACCAAActgtctcattttcatttttctgtgaacGCACTGCACTGAATCATACATTTCATCACAGACTCAATGTGTTAAGGTgctttttcagtctgtttatAAATGACCTCCCAAGTTGTTGTCCGTGTCATGTAACCTGCCACATGTACGCTGATGACACAGTTCTGTATGTtcatgcaaaacacaaaacgcAAGCTGCCGTGTAACTGACTGATGCTCGAGTTCACATCTACACCTCAATATTTCTAAAACTGTCCGTATGTACTTTTCAAAAGCAGTAAGTATTGACAATGATCCTGATGTATTTGTAGGTCAAAAAATGAAGGTAGTACCAGAATTTAAATGTCTGGGAATCATTCTGGACACACAACTTCACTTTAAGCAGCAGTTAAAAAGGGTCGCACACAgaatgtgatttaattcatcCAATTTCAGATTTATTAGAAATAACTTGACTCCAGAATGGGCTAAGCTATACCTCGATGCAATGATTATGCCACACGTGTTTTATTGCATAACTAGCTGGGCAACAGCCTGTAAGACAGCTCTGAAGCTGATTGAAACGGCCTATAAACGGGCCCTAAAAGTCTTTGATAGAACATCTTACATGTACCATCACTGCGACTAAATTTTAACAACGCAATAAAATACACTGACTCTGTATTGATCTACAAAATTATTCATAGTCAAGCTCCAGCTCCACttaaaaaatgatcaaatcaaCCAGAGCAAGCTCGAGAGGTGGAGGAAAAGTGC from the Echeneis naucrates chromosome 11, fEcheNa1.1, whole genome shotgun sequence genome contains:
- the LOC115051405 gene encoding kinesin-like protein KIFC1; protein product: MFVDTQDSPSDLSSAHDTSRRLHSDHWSPRVTHHRSSRQDSSLKQHYRHGSIRRPTWDLKGKESNMDKTRGYQKRVKSVVHRNAALKGSLAESQTKAAEVEKQLSQIREYEEELQSLSGVRDELEKVSSERNTLQKELSNLEGKYKVMKTLRDSQETELQTLKMKLSVQESTLARVQATLRDTEEEVRCLKETVAQQNDDLHAGEMERRRLHNTIQELKVSHKESGKSWRTRLQHTTTFKLTQVNTGKTTDTQKNYNFSFGPKASQQELTCLMSLLVQSVLDGYNVCCFAHGQTGSGQMYHGGRELDIEGINAGRDVKCKSKLEGNWDLLYTGKASKRPEHEIRKSANNEVLGLIALANQNRSTAQTAQNDRSSRSHSVFQLDIEGINAGRDVKCNHSAWWSQGEHFREDSDGGDLSEVESDSNRSLVNENMASSSDSESESVPKKRSRLSLDTVDPDVLFTADVGLSGVQTFRGAMEDTLRT